The segment ACCAGAGCCTGTGGTTTTTGTTTGCCGGTTCAGTGGTGACATTCGGTATCGGGTTTTATGATGATTTCCGGCGCCTGGGGCCGAAAGTCAAGTTTTTGTTTCAGATCATCGGGGCCTCTTTGGCCTTTGCCGGCGGTGCCAGGATCGGCGCGGTTTTCTTTGGGTTCGATCTGCTGGACCATATCGTTTTAAGCTATCTGATGACCGTGTTCTGGTTTCTGCTGCTCATCAATGCCATCAACCTGGTGGACGGGCTGGACGGGCTGGCCGGCGGGGTGGTGCTGTTTGCCTCCCTGGTCATGATGATCCTGGCCATTATCAAGCAAGATTATCTGATGGGGTTGTATTTTGCCGTGATAGCCGGGAGTGTGCTGGGGTTTCTGCGGTATAATTTCAATCCGGCGTCCATTTTTCTGGGGGACGGGGGCAGTTATTTTCTGGGGTATGCCATGGCATGCCTGTCTGTGATGGGATCCATCAAAAGCCAGACCGGGGCTGCCATTGCCATTCCGCTGCTGGCCCTGGGGGTGCCGCTGTTTGACACAATGTTGTCGCCCGTGCGGCGGTTTCTGCGGGGCAGGAAAATGTTTCATCCGGACAACGGGCACGTTCACCACCGTCTGGTAAACATGGGCCTGACCACCCGCAAAGCCGTGCTGGTCATTTATTCCATTACCCTGGGGCTGTGCGCACTGGCCCTGGTGGTGACCAATCTGCGGGATGAGCAGGCCGGGCTTTTCCTGG is part of the Desulfotignum phosphitoxidans DSM 13687 genome and harbors:
- a CDS encoding glycosyltransferase family 4 protein: MTTILVSFFLAAILSNFLTPLAGKFGEKFGALDVPDERKVHSSAIPRTGGGAIFLVFVISVVIMRIVGTDVSARVVVDQSLWFLFAGSVVTFGIGFYDDFRRLGPKVKFLFQIIGASLAFAGGARIGAVFFGFDLLDHIVLSYLMTVFWFLLLINAINLVDGLDGLAGGVVLFASLVMMILAIIKQDYLMGLYFAVIAGSVLGFLRYNFNPASIFLGDGGSYFLGYAMACLSVMGSIKSQTGAAIAIPLLALGVPLFDTMLSPVRRFLRGRKMFHPDNGHVHHRLVNMGLTTRKAVLVIYSITLGLCALALVVTNLRDEQAGLFLVIMGAGAALMIRKLGYFEYLASDKFYGWFKDMTDQAGFRHERRSFLNHQIEISKSPDIDTLWQRILEVAVFLDLDFIELKLCDSQCNQLKQRVPMFEFSNGNTNPALMEWQSAMHIMLPLATKDCEFGSMSISRDVVNNPLTPFTLRRIEQLRRTVLDTLIKLNQ